The region ACCCTCCCTGCAGACCCCCTTGAGGGCTGTTTGCACCATGGCATCCACCCACccacaggagaggagagggagagaagccCCTCGGGCACATGCTGAACGTGAGGAAGGCAAGAGCAGGACATGGCCTtgccctgtgctcagcctgagagcaccaccaccaccaccccggggctctgcaggcctgtgcctgctgccagcccttggTGCAAGGGGGACATGAAGGAATTGCACcaggcaaaagcaaaaaatctcaGTGTGCcccagaaaaagcagcagctgagtcCTGCTCAGGgccaacagcaacaaaacaaacagctcctgcccagaAAGCACGTGGGGCCTTTGAGGCAGGGCCAGGCACACACGTGTGCACTGCCAGGAGACAGATTTTAGTGAACAGAGCGTCCTGAGAGGGATTCTGAGCACAGCAATCACTGGTGCTTCATACACAGAACATCAAGGCCAAAACGGTTACATGAAAGACATGCCCCAGTGTGTGCCTCTTCCTCAGCACCAGCTCAGCCCATGGGAAATGTTGTAGTGAGCACCAAACAGCACAATGTgcactgctccatcccaggctgtgctgctcttgtGCTGTCCAACTATTCTTGCTCCAATTAATCTCCTAACCACCCCTAAAAATACAGGTATATGGAAGGGGGCAGAAACCAGTGCCAGGCCTGGTGGTGTGTGTGGGGACAGGCTGccagcccaggtgctgctgaacTCACCCTCTGCCTGAGGAGAAGGGACGCCTCTCGTTTACACCCTGCCTTGAGCCACCACAGTTCTTCTGCAAAAGGGGCAGAACACACTCAACAACCACAGAAACAACTTCTATGCAACTAGGGAAAAGAAGCTAAAGCAACTCCTGCCCTGCCCCCTCATCCCCCCAGACCCAAAGAATTCTGTTCTTAAAGTAGCAAGTTTGATGCACTCCATATCCACCAAATGTTATCATCCAAGGGTTTATAGGATTGTAGGAAGTCTGAACCTGCTCTTTATCTCTCATATAGCATGACATCACTGGGAAAGTGAGAGGGGCAGTTCTGTCAGCTGCAAACATGTCCAGTTTGTATGCTCATTCCACAAATGAGGGAGGCTTTGCAATACAAAAGCTTCTCCCCCCTGATTAGCTGGCTACAGAATCCTAAACACCTTGATCACCCCAGGCTGACCACAGGCAGTTCCCTGGCTGTCCTGATCCCACAGACTCTCACCAGGCCCTTTCTGAGTTCTGCAGAGGCTCTGAGCTCCATCTCACCTGCCTTGTCCTCTCTGAAGCAGGCAGTTTGTTGCGCTGGAGAGTTCCACCCCCTCTTTGAGCTTCCTTTTTGCTGGAagaagggaagaggagaaaaaaatggagtGCTGTGGTAGCATGAGTGCCACCAGCACCCAGGGGCAGTGTCAGTGTAAGACAGTGTAAGGCATTATCATGGCACTAGGTCCCACCTCCCCATCCACAGTCCCTGTTCCTGGTGGTTCTGTTCCTAATTCCCACCCCTAAAgcttctccctttctcctccAAATTCCCACTGTATGCTACATCCAGGTTCCCAATGGCTGCTTTCATATCAGGTCTGCTTCTGCATATGCTCTATGGGactagagagagagagagagagagaatctGGAAGGCAGAGTACACACATAAGAAactcctcaggagctgccatgCCAAACAGTTCCCTGGGAAAGGGGCTGCTCTCTGTCACTCTTGCTTCTCCTCTACTCCACACTGCTTCCCACCTGCCCTTGGGCCCTTAGTGTTGAAAGGGAATGGGGAAGAGGAGCCCTACTGCCAGAGCATTTCTTAGAGGGCCAGAGAGTCAGGACTCCTCCAGGCATTGCCCAAAGGCAGCTCCACAGGCAGAAGCTGCACTTCTGAAGCCAGAGATTTccctctttgctgctgctgctcaggggaaAGGGTACTCACAACCTCTCAGCACACATGAGGCATTTGTTGGTGTGCTGCCTGCCAGAGGCATCCCGGACAGGGGCATTCTCCCTGGTGCAGGACAGGCGGCCGCCGGCTTCAAACTGGGAGCGGAACTCGCTGCAGTCATCCTGCGGAAGGAGGGCAGGGTTAGGGCACTCTGTCCTCCTTGCCTTATTGATCAGATCCTTAGAAACCTGGGGTTTTCCTGCCAGGAAAGCATGGAACCATCACAAATGCATCACAGGAGAGTCTGGGTGGGGGTGAGAGAAGAGGGTGTGCAGTACCAGCCACTTAGCATATAAACAGAGGGGTGAGTCAGAAAAATTCCGGGTCcttctgcctgcacagcacGTGTTGGGAGTTTTCTATGCTATGTTCCCACTAATTATTATTCTCCTGGCTGGGTTATCCAAAGCATGCCAGTGATGTGACCGATACAGCAATGAAGTCACTCCCTTTTCTCCCAACATCCTTAATACACAGCTACAGCCTTTTCCCAGATTGTAGCTCaagataattttctttacaAAGCGCGTAGGATCCTCAAAACCAGCCACACTTTGGGACGTGTCAATCAAGAGGCAGCAGTTAAAACATAAAAGCACAGTGCAAACACACTTAATAGCCCACGAGAACAGGAAGGTTGTTTGGAGAGTGGATGATTAATTTGTTCCTTGTTCAAAACTGCTGTACAGAAACTGTGTTAACCTGCCCCTGTTATGTAACACGGATGGAAACATTCAGTCCCCCTCATTTCAACTATTTCACATACTGCAATAGGCAGTTCCAAACAGCAAGTACAAAGGTAAGGAAGTGACTTCCGCTcacccttttctttttttaaaaacagcttttaaCACTCGCAATTTTCTGCCCATATTGTGCACAGTTTTGCTGGCTCAAATGAAGGTCCTTGGCAGGTCACTGGACTCACCCTTTGCTTTGCTCAGAAGTTTACAACACCTCAGCCTCTCTGCCAGGGGAAGGTTCCCCCAGTGTTGTTCTGCATCCCATCCAGGGCACCCCAGCCTCCAGTTCCTCAGCTTTCCCATGAGGGTAATATGCTGGAAAACCACTCTGAGTACAAAGCCCCACATTTCCCTagagccagcccagccacagGTAGCAGAGATGATCTGGCCCTGGATGAGCCTCTCCTGCTGTGCCAACACCCATAAAGCATTGTTCCATCAGAAGTCAGTGTTGCACCCACTCCAGAGGGGCTCCCCACGAGCCTCACTGCATCTCCCCACCACCAGCTCACACCCCTGCACAGTTCAGGTAATGCCTCCCCTTCCCAACAAGCCCAGGGAAGCTCTCCTTGTTCCCTGGGACCAGCCCAGCCCAATCCTCTGCTGACAGATCTACCTTTCCCTAAGAGCCTCTCAAACATTTTCTCTTTGAGCCAGCATTTCTGAAGCCCTGTTCAGGCCTGACCTCTGCTGCAAAAATCTCACCGAGTACATCTGAGTCGTGCATTTGCCTCTTTCATGGCCTGTAACATCTCTGACCCACTAATAAATGCAGAGCTTTCTTATCCTTTGTCACTTCTAGCCAATGAGTACGAATTCTTGTTAAGCACTGACTGTGTGATCTTGCACTGCCATTACATTTTATCTTGTTTCTATTACTCCAGGCCTCAGCACTATCCAATTAGTCTTGAGTGATCTGCTGATCCTTCTCTGCTGATACTGCCTCCCAGCTTTGCCATCAGCAAATTTCACTTACCCTTCTATTTTTTTGTGCCAAAGTCATTAGAAAAAGCACTAAAACAGGATTATCCCCAAGACTGAAGCTTAAGGGGGCCACACCAGTCCCTACCATAGCAGGAATCAAGAGGAAAGTGGTGGAAAGCAACTGTTTTCCCTTTACTGGGCTGCTTTTGCCAGCAAAGCATCAGTGCACAGCAACATGGAGGCTGCAGCATGCCAGGGAGAAGGTGGCAAATCACAACTCCACAAGAGCAAAGTttccaacaaaaaaaagctaaaattgAGCCACAGGCCTGGAGATAGTGCAGGACTGACATCTCCCAGAACACAATGATCTCTTAAACTGTGCAGAGTTCAGATTTAGGGCTTTtcacacattttccttttccagctaATTAGCAGCCTCAGCAGAACTGACCTCTCCACCTGAGAGCTGAAAtttgggacagcacagcacacctGGCTTCCTGATCTGTCGGGATTTGCCCGTCCCTACATCCACAGGTCACTGGAACAGGCCATAATATTCAGGCACAAGTTGTTCACTTGAGGGATTCAAGAGCATGAATAAGAAATAAAGAATGTAAAGAAAGTGGATCTCAAAATTAACTCAGAGGAGAAAGAGCAACGGAGTAGAATAACATTCCCTTTCCTCTGTCTTGGGTGAAAATCCAATAAAGTTCCATATTGACCTGCCTAATACTTTAATCTCACCTTATCTTTTCCTTGTCTGTTTTTAGATAACTTCTGCTCATTCTCCCTTTTGCTGGAAGAGAAGAGAGATGAGAAAGTGAATACCAGGGTGctccagggagggaggagaggttTCCCACGCTCCTCTCCTTTACTCACAACTTCTCTGCACACATGATGCACTTattgctgtgctgcttcccagAGGCATCCCGGACAGGGTCATTCTCCCTGGTGCAGGTGAGTTTCCCTCTCTTGAACAGATCCCGAAACTCCCGACACTCGTCCTGTGCAAACACCAAAAGCATGAGTTGACACAGATATGCTGACAGAGAGGCACATCTCCCACAAATCCACAAAGGATAATCCAACCAATGAATTACATTTCAAATGTTGTTTTGCTTCCTTGAGGCGTAACTCGGTGGAAAACCGTAATATGCAgcataaaacaaataaatccgTATGTTTAGATCAGCAGATCTGTCTTTTGCATCCAGGGTAGCCTTGTTGCTATTTCTAACAGATAACACATGCAAGAGCCTGCCCGAAGGACCTAAGCTCTGCTCTAAGTATAAAATCCACAACTTCAGTGAATTTTAAATGAGAAAGTCAGTTTTCCCATCTCTCGTGAGAGAACTCGCTactaaaattaaagaaatttaaaacccatgcacagtaaaaaaaaaagctgcaggcATAAGAAAATATAATCCTTGAACACCTCCTATTGCCAGATATATGACAGCAAGAGGTGGGTGTTTTTACCTTCCACTTAACATGATGGTATGTGTTAATTGAACCAAAGCACTCTATTTCACAAAAGGCTTTTGTAGCAAAGCCTGCTTAAGCATTTCAGCCCAGCCTTTACTTTTCTCTGAACAGCTTTCCTATAAGTTTCAGGGCAAGTTTGGAGCATAAGAAACACATGGAACATGTGAGGTCTTCAGGTTCATTTATGCAGCACTTACAACCTTATCTGTTATGTGATCTGTAATACATTTTTCCTCTCACACCATGTAGAGGAGATAGTTTGATAGCTTATCCCAGTTCTGCAGATGGGGAAGTCAAGCCTAGAAAATTACTTGCCAAAAGCCAGACAGAAAATCTATGGCTTAACAAAGAAATTCAGTGTAGGTCTGTTCCTGACACTGTAAAACTGTCCTGATGCCTTCAGGACCACACTTTGGCAAGTCAGATGTCTAAAAAAAAGATCTCCCTTAGGACAGCTATGCCTTACAAAGCCTTTAATTTGTCCAGACACACAAGAGCTAGAAAGCTACCCTGCTTAACCagatgtaaaaaaataaataaatcaatcacCACAACCAACACTATCTGATGGAAACCAATTTGCTTCCATCTAGAATAAAAACCCAAGGCTAAAAGGACAGCTCCCTCCACGTAAAGACCTGCTATCTAGAAAAACAGCTATGGCTAAAAGAAACCACAGGTGCATCAACAAGATAAACAAGGGACAATTAGAGCCAGCCTATTCCCACACCCTGCCCTAGTCAGAGCTCACATGTGCCAACCTTGCTATTAAATATTTGCCAGATTCCAGTGGTGCCTTATAAACAGGCAGGCATGCTCCTCAGCCAGGCTCTGGGTCAGGCACACACGGCACATGCCATGATTGCCTGGGAGGAGCCGCCAGgaattttggtttcttttatgCTGGAGGATGACACAAAGCCTCAGACTCTTCCCAAGGCTGGGCACATTTGCCCTACTCCACTTTTGCAGGGCCCTTTCTCACGCTGCAGACAAGGAAGTGCCCTGGGCAGCGGGTCAGAGGCAGCAGACGAGATGCCAACGCCAATAAAACTGGCTTTAGCAGCCATGCTTCACCTCACCTTTCCCAAGGAGTTCACATTCCTGTCCAGCTCTCCACCACTCCCCTGGGTAGCTGAGTCTCTTTCCCTGCAAGAAAAGGAGGAGTGAGTGACGGGGCAGCGTGCAGTGCTTGGACACAAAGCCAAAACAGGGGGTGATTAAAGGCCAGTCCAGCCAACCCCACCTCCCCATTgcacaaggcagcagcacagaccagcagcagggctcagctccctgACACAGTCCAGATGTTGAAcacatctctgctctgggatcACTGTGCCACCCTTTCTCCCTGCCCAACATCCAGCTCTCCCCACTCTAACAAACACCATCTATGGAAACAAGAGATTAATCTGTGCAAGTTTTCACTCTGCATTTGTTCCTCACGCCCTGTGGTGAGTCCCCACCATGTGATGAGCTGGGGAGACCTACTGGGTTCACAGGTTTGCTGAAGAGCTACAAACTGGTCTGGCTGGCCAGGGACAACAACTTTATAGCACAGGGCCTCCAGAGAGTTGGCTCCCTGCTACGGGAGGAGAGGACATGCtgtgggtgggcagggctgccaCTGGAGCCAGCAGGCAGCTGATA is a window of Ammospiza caudacuta isolate bAmmCau1 chromosome 16, bAmmCau1.pri, whole genome shotgun sequence DNA encoding:
- the LOC131564835 gene encoding serine protease inhibitor Kazal-type 5-like isoform X4 — encoded protein: MKIGGASVVLALAFFCFFSDVASQASIKNECRKIWSLLRSGKYSCPITRETFSSPNKKGDLNKCMMCQRLLERDSATQGSGGELDRNVNSLGKDECREFRDLFKRGKLTCTRENDPVRDASGKQHSNKCIMCAEKFKRENEQKLSKNRQGKDKDDCSEFRSQFEAGGRLSCTRENAPVRDASGRQHTNKCLMCAERFKKEAQRGGGTLQRNKLPASERTRQKNCGGSRQGVNERRPFSSGRGPQVQRGRNCNRPPGRKSQSRDSHEDPTE
- the LOC131564835 gene encoding serine protease inhibitor Kazal-type 5-like isoform X2, whose product is MKIGGASVVLALAFFCFFSDVASQASIKNECRKIWSLLRSGKYSCPITRETFSSPNKKGDLNKCMMCQRLLERDSATQGSGGELDRNVNSLGKDECREFRDLFKRGKLTCTRENDPVRDASGKQHSNKCIMCAEKFKRENEQKLSKNRQGKDKDDCSEFRSQFEAGGRLSCTRENAPVRDASGRQHTNKCLMCAERFKKEAQRGGGTLQRNKLPASERTRQKNCGGSRQGVNERRPFSSGRGPQVQRGRNCNRPPGRKSQSRDSHEDPTESFKLHHGKLSRRVPRAWPCSGVMEFRLPANTRDQL
- the LOC131564835 gene encoding serine protease inhibitor Kazal-type 5-like isoform X3; this translates as MKIGGASVVLALAFFCFFSDVASQASIKNECRKIWSLLRSGKYSCPITRETFSSPNKKGDLNKCMMCQRLLERDSATQGSGGELDRNVNSLGKDECREFRDLFKRGKLTCTRENDPVRDASGKQHSNKCIMCAEKFKRENEQKLSKNRQGKDKDDCSEFRSQFEAGGRLSCTRENAPVRDASGRQHTNKCLMCAERFKKEAQRGGGTLQRNKLPASERTRQVRWSSEPLQNSERAWSNGVQTASKHQGSAVTKEQVKEVSMSSIRGAAEPPGLPELPSSPSAAQGA
- the LOC131564835 gene encoding serine protease inhibitor Kazal-type 5-like isoform X1; translated protein: MKIGGASVVLALAFFCFFSDVASQASIKNECRKIWSLLRSGKYSCPITRETFSSPNKKGDLNKCMMCQRLLERDSATQGSGGELDRNVNSLGKDECREFRDLFKRGKLTCTRENDPVRDASGKQHSNKCIMCAEKFKRENEQKLSKNRQGKDKDDCSEFRSQFEAGGRLSCTRENAPVRDASGRQHTNKCLMCAERFKKEAQRGGGTLQRNKLPASERTRQKNCGGSRQGVNERRPFSSGRGPQVQRGRNCNRPPGRKSQSRDSHEDPTLDCERILHGVKGGRIFCSESSQPLCGTDGKTYKNECDLCSAAMRASNFITVNYRGECREPGPAVE